From Eubalaena glacialis isolate mEubGla1 chromosome 17, mEubGla1.1.hap2.+ XY, whole genome shotgun sequence, a single genomic window includes:
- the KCNS2 gene encoding potassium voltage-gated channel subfamily S member 2, whose translation MTGQSLWDLSEANVEDGEIRINVGGFKKRLRSHTLLRFPETRLGRLLLCHSREAILELCDDYDDVQREFYFDRNPELFPYVLHFYHTGKLHVMAELCVFSFSQEIEYWGINEFFIDSCCSYSYHGRKVEPEQEKWDEQSDQESTTSSFDEILAFYNDASKFDGQPLGNLRRQLWLALDNPGYSILSRVFSVLSILVVLGSIITMCLNSLPDFQIPDSQGNPGEDPRFEIVEHFGIAWFTFELMARFAVAPDFLKFFKNALNLIDLISIVPFYITLVVNLVVESTPTLANLGRVAQVLRLMRIFRILKLARHSTGLRSLGATLKYSYKEVGLLLLYLSVGISIFSVVAYTIEKEENEGLATIPACWWWATVSMTTVGYGDVVPGTTAGKLTASACILAGILVVVLPITLIFNKFSHFYRRQKQLESAMRSCDFGDGMKEVPSVNLRDYYAHKVKSLMASLTNMSRSSPSELSLNDSLH comes from the coding sequence ATGACTGGCCAGAGCCTGTGGGACCTGTCGGAGGCCAACGTCGAGGATGGAGAGATCCGCATCAACGTAGGCGGCTTCAAGAAGCGGCTGCGCTCGCACACGCTGCTGCGCTTCCCCGAGACGCGCCTGGGCCGCCTGCTGCTCTGCCACTCGCGCGAGGCCATCCTGGAGCTCTGCGACGACTATGACGATGTCCAGCGTGAGTTCTACTTTGACCGCAACCCCGAGCTCTTCCCCTACGTGCTACATTTCTACCACACCGGCAAGCTTCATGTCATGGCGGAGCTGTGCGTCTTCTCCTTCAGCCAGGAGATCGAGTACTGGGGCATCAACGAGTTCTTCATCGACTCCTGCTGCAGCTATAGCTACCACGGCCGCAAAGTGGAGCCCGAACAGGAGAAGTGGGACGAGCAGAGCGACCAGGAGAGCACCACGTCCTCCTTCGATGAGATCCTGGCCTTCTACAACGATGCATCCAAGTTCGATGGGCAGCCCCTGGGCAACTTGCGCAGACAGCTGTGGCTGGCGCTGGACAACCCCGGCTACTCGATCCTGAGCAGGGTCTTCAGCGTCCTGTCCATCCTCGTGGTGTTGGGGTCCATCATCACCATGTGTCTCAACAGCCTGCCGGACTTCCAAATCCCTGACAGCCAGGGCAACCCTGGCGAGGACCCCAGGTTCGAAATCGTGGAGCACTTTGGCATCGCCTGGTTCACATTTGAGTTGATGGCCAGGTTTGCTGTGGCCCCTGACTTCCTCAAGTTTTTCAAGAATGCCCTAAACCTTATCGACCTCATATCCATCGTCCCCTTTTACATCACTCTGGTGGTAAACCTGGTTGTGGAGAGCACACCTACCTTGGCCAACCTGGGCAGGGTGGCCCAGGTCCTCAGGCTGATGCGGATTTTCCGCATCTTAAAGCTGGCCAGACACTCCACTGGCCTCCGCTCCCTGGGGGCCACACTTAAATACAGCTACAAAGAAGTAGGGCTGCTTTTGCTCTACCTCTCTGTGGGGATTTCCATCTTCTCCGTAGTGGCCTACACTATCGAAAAGGAGGAGAATGAGGGCCTGGCCACCATCCCCGCTTGCTGGTGGTGGGCCACCGTCAGTATGACCACTGTAGGGTATGGGGATGTGGTCCCAGGGACCACGGCAGGGAAGCTGACCGCCTCTGCCTGCATCTTGGCAGGTATCCTAGTGGTGGTACTGCCCATCACTTTGATCTTCAATAAGTTCTCCCACTTTTATCGGCGCCAAAAGCAACTCGAGAGTGCCATGCGCAGCTGTGACTTTGGGGATGGAATGAAGGAGGTCCCTTCCGTCAATTTAAGGGACTACTATGCCCATAAAGTTAAATCCCTCATGGCGAGCCTGACGAACATGAGCAGGAGCTCGCCAAGCGAACTAAGTTTAAATGATTCCCTGCATTAG